A genome region from Bacteroidota bacterium includes the following:
- a CDS encoding OmpA family protein translates to MAASPTSSVWPSMIRLQTGSAVIQAASRPLLTQLAEMARSCPGELLIEGHTDDVGDAAMNRDLSQRRAQSVLEALIDLKVPPGRLTASGFGESRPLASNSTSVGRAQNRRIEIRVADFN, encoded by the coding sequence ATGGCCGCATCGCCGACATCATCTGTATGGCCTTCAATGATCCGATTACAGACGGGCAGTGCAGTGATCCAGGCAGCAAGCCGGCCACTGCTTACGCAACTCGCCGAGATGGCACGTTCATGCCCTGGCGAGCTGCTCATTGAAGGCCATACAGATGATGTCGGCGATGCGGCCATGAACCGTGACCTCAGTCAACGCCGCGCGCAGTCCGTGCTCGAAGCGCTTATCGATCTGAAGGTGCCGCCAGGCCGCCTGACCGCCAGTGGTTTTGGCGAATCTCGTCCGCTTGCTTCCAATAGCACCAGCGTTGGACGTGCTCAGAACCGCCGCATTGAAATTCGCGTGGCTGACTTTAACTAG